A genome region from Arachis duranensis cultivar V14167 chromosome 8, aradu.V14167.gnm2.J7QH, whole genome shotgun sequence includes the following:
- the LOC127741213 gene encoding DNA repair protein recA homolog 3, mitochondrial-like yields the protein MMEIYGPEASGKTTLALHVISEAQEQGGYCVFVDAEHALNKALAESIGVNTENLLLSQPDCGEQALSLVDTLIRSGSVDVIVVDSVAALVPKGELDGEMGDAHMAMQARLMSQAL from the exons ATGATGGAAATATATGGTCCAGAGGCTTCTGGGAAAACAACTCTTGCTTTACATGTGATTTCAGAGGCACAGGAGCAAGGAG GCTACTGTGTATTTGTTGATGCTGAGCATGCTCTCAATAAGGCACTTGCAGAATCCATTGGTGTAAATACTGAAAACTTGTTGCTTTCACAACCAGATTGTGGTGAACAAGCACTTAGTCTTGTGGATACCTTAATCCGTAGTGGTTCAGTTGACGTAATTGTTGTTGACAGT GTGGCTGCTCTTGTTCCTAAAGGGGAGCTTGATGGTGAAATGGGGGATGCACACATGGCAATGCAGGCTAGGTTGATGAGCCAGGCCCTT
- the LOC107460915 gene encoding loganic acid O-methyltransferase-like has translation FNDQVSNDFNTLFKNLPQQRIYYATAVPGSFCGRLFPKQTLHLVHSSAALCWLSKLPNEITDSDSSACNKGRIHYTDAPKEVADAYATQYSKDMGNFLHARAQELVENGLMLLQFPVSNVLLDSDVDPAKVFELIGTCLVDMAKVGVISEEKVDSFNVPLIYPSVKAVKEILRGCDECFSIEWMEILEFKNMVSLPIGQIFVSWFRAALQGTIEKHFGAKIVDKLFERFAEKVKEFPDIMNTDKLKLDVLFVLLRRKNKFSTSNSPVPLNICHKMYKT, from the exons ttcaatgatcaagtctcaaatgaCTTCAACACACTCTTCAAGAACCTTCCCCAACAAAGAATCTATTATGCAACCGCTGTTCCTGGCTCTTTCTGTGGACGCTTGTTTCCAAAACAAACACTTCATTTGGTTCACTCTTCTGCAGCACTTTGCTGGCTCTCTAAGCTCCCCAATGAGATCACAGACTCAGATTCTAGTGCTTGTAACAAAGGGAGGATTCATTACACTGATGCACCTAAGGAAGTGGCAGATGCTTATGCAACTCAGTATAGCAAAGACATGGGGAATTTCCTCCATGCTAGAGCTCAAGAACTTGTGGAAAATGGGCTAATGCTACTTCAGTTTCCTGTGTCTAATGTTCTTCTTGATTCAGATGTAGACCCTGCTAAAGTTTTTGAACTCATTGGAACTTGCCTTGTGGATATGGCCAAAGTG GGAGTGATTAGTGAAGAAAAAGTGGATTCATTCAATGTGCCTTTGATATACCCTTCTGTTAAGGCTGTGAAGGAAATTCTTAGAGGATGTGATGAATGTTTCAGCATTGAGTGGATGGAAATATTGGAATTCAAGAACATGGTGTCATTGCCAATTGGGCAAATATTTGTTTCATGGTTCAGAGCTGCGCTGCAAGGGACGATTGAGAAACACTTTGGAGCAAAAATAGTTGATAAGCTTTTCGAACGCTTTGCCGAGAAAGTTAAAGAATTTCCAGACATCATGAACACAGATAAACTAAAACTTGATGTGCTGTTTGTTCTTCTCAGGAGAAAGAACAAG TTTTCAACTTCCAACTCTCCGGTGCCGTTAAATATATGTCACAAAATGTACAAAACGTAG